In one Lolium rigidum isolate FL_2022 chromosome 3, APGP_CSIRO_Lrig_0.1, whole genome shotgun sequence genomic region, the following are encoded:
- the LOC124704178 gene encoding uncharacterized protein LOC124704178 isoform X2 has translation MAQSPGKLMDAIRRPVTAASSVHQSAANHLRPVVTLASRRGLLTLLASAAAIPEASESRKALLQDYVKRSKENKEKNDKERRDEVYKRNYKDYFGFMEGPVREKKEEDLTESEKGILAWLDKNK, from the exons ATGGCTCAGTCTCCAGGCAAACTGATGGACGCAATCAGAAGGCCAGTCACAGCAGCTTCATCTGTTCATCAATCAGCGGCAAATCATCTCCGGCCAGTCGTCACCTTGGCTAGCAGGAGGGGCCTGCTCACTCTGCTGGCATCCGCTGCAGCCATACCCGAGGCCAGTGAATCAAGAAAGGCCCTATTGCAAG ATTATGTGAAGAGATCAAAGGAAAACAAAGAAAAGAACGACAAGGAG AGACGGGATGAAGTCTACAAGAGGAATTACAAGGATTATTTCGGTTTCATGGAGGGCCCGGTCAGAGAGAAGAAAGAGGAGGATCTCACAGAGTCAGAGAAAGGAATTCTCGCATGGCTTGACAAGAACAAGTAG